One stretch of Lysobacter sp. TY2-98 DNA includes these proteins:
- a CDS encoding thiopurine S-methyltransferase — MDASFWHQRWQDNRIGFHQDKPTPLMLKHWPSLGVAAGARVFVPLCGKSLDLAWFASQGYEVLGVELSSRAIEQFFAEHALTPDIVDTRYGRHYRANGIEIICGDAFALDNDALRECDAVFDRAALIALPDPMRERYVAELYARLPAHCRGLLITLEYPQHEKSGPPFSVDEPEVRERFGRDWRVELLERREILGSQQSFVDEGVTRLSTAVYRLDRR; from the coding sequence ATGGACGCAAGCTTCTGGCATCAGCGCTGGCAGGACAACCGCATCGGCTTCCATCAGGACAAACCGACGCCGCTGATGCTCAAGCATTGGCCGTCGCTCGGCGTGGCGGCCGGCGCGCGAGTGTTCGTGCCGCTGTGCGGCAAGTCGCTTGATCTCGCGTGGTTCGCGTCGCAGGGGTACGAGGTACTTGGCGTCGAGCTGTCGTCGCGTGCGATCGAGCAGTTCTTCGCCGAGCACGCATTGACGCCGGATATCGTGGACACACGTTACGGCCGTCACTACCGAGCCAACGGCATCGAGATCATCTGCGGCGATGCGTTCGCGCTCGACAACGACGCTCTGCGCGAGTGCGACGCGGTATTCGATCGCGCTGCGCTGATCGCCCTGCCCGACCCCATGCGCGAGCGCTACGTGGCCGAGCTCTACGCCCGCCTGCCGGCGCACTGTCGCGGCCTGCTGATCACGTTGGAATATCCGCAGCACGAGAAGTCGGGGCCGCCGTTTTCGGTGGACGAGCCCGAAGTGCGCGAGCGTTTCGGCCGCGACTGGCGTGTCGAGCTGTTGGAGCGTCGCGAGATCCTCGGATCGCAGCAATCCTTCGTCGACGAAGGCGTGACCCGACTGTCGACCGCCGTCTACCGCCTCGACCGCCGCTGA
- the parC gene encoding DNA topoisomerase IV subunit A, whose product MTDSPRSTFHGFEQIPLREYAERAYLDYSMYVVLDRALPFIGDGLKPVQRRIVYAMSELGLNAGAKPKKSARTVGDVIGKFHPHGDSACYEALVLMAQPFSYRYPLIEGQGNFGSPDDPKSFAAMRYTESKLTPIAEVLLGELAHGTVDWDPNFDGTLEEPSWLPARLPHLLLNGTTGIAVGMATDVPPHNLTEVVSACVRLLDDPDATTRDLCEYVQGPDYPTTAEIITPRNDLLQMYETGTGSVRARAIWQKDGQNIVITALPYQVSPGKVIEQIATQMRAKKLPWLEDIRDESDHANPTRIVLVTRSNRVDVDPLMGHLFATTDLERSYRVNFNIIGLDGKPQVKGLKALLSEWLQFRSDTVTRRLTHRLERVERRLHLLEGLLVAFLNLDEVIRIIRSEDEPKPVLMARFGLTEEQTDYILETRLRQLARLEEMKIRGEQEDLATERDRIQAILASKAKLRKLIKDELLADAKKFGDARRSPLVARGAAQAISESELVASEPMTVVVSQKGWVRAAKGHEIDAAGLSYREGDELLSAVRTRSTAQVAFLDSTGRAYSAAVHTLPSARGNGEPLTGRFSLPSGAAIQALASGEGEQTFLLASSHGYGFVTRFDNLVGRNKAGKAMLSLTPNAEVLQPAIAPTSKGARVVAATSAGHVLAFAVDQLPEMDRGKGNKIIDIPKAKLGTERVVDVVVVTPEQSVVVMSGARTMTLSYKDLDTYVGQRATRGGLLPRGWQKVEGLVVE is encoded by the coding sequence ATGACCGATTCGCCCCGCTCCACCTTCCACGGCTTCGAGCAGATCCCGCTGCGCGAATACGCCGAGCGCGCCTATCTCGACTACTCGATGTACGTGGTGCTCGACCGCGCGCTGCCCTTCATCGGCGACGGCCTGAAGCCCGTGCAGCGCCGCATCGTCTACGCGATGAGCGAACTCGGCCTCAACGCGGGCGCCAAGCCGAAGAAGTCGGCGCGCACCGTCGGTGACGTCATCGGTAAATTCCACCCGCACGGCGACTCGGCCTGCTACGAAGCGCTGGTGCTGATGGCGCAGCCGTTCTCGTATCGCTATCCGCTGATCGAAGGCCAGGGCAACTTCGGTTCGCCGGACGACCCGAAGTCGTTCGCGGCGATGCGCTACACCGAATCCAAGCTGACGCCGATCGCCGAAGTGCTGCTCGGCGAACTCGCGCACGGCACGGTGGACTGGGATCCGAACTTCGACGGCACGCTCGAGGAACCGAGCTGGCTGCCCGCGCGCCTGCCGCACCTGCTGCTCAACGGCACCACAGGCATCGCCGTCGGCATGGCGACGGACGTGCCGCCGCACAACCTGACCGAAGTCGTCAGCGCCTGCGTGCGACTGCTCGACGATCCGGACGCCACCACCCGCGATCTCTGCGAATACGTGCAGGGCCCGGACTATCCGACCACTGCGGAAATCATCACGCCACGCAACGACCTGCTGCAGATGTACGAGACGGGCACCGGCAGCGTGCGTGCACGTGCGATCTGGCAGAAGGACGGCCAGAACATCGTCATCACCGCACTGCCGTACCAGGTCTCGCCCGGCAAGGTGATCGAGCAGATCGCGACGCAGATGCGTGCGAAGAAGTTGCCGTGGCTGGAGGACATCCGCGACGAATCGGACCACGCGAACCCGACGCGCATCGTGCTGGTGACGCGCAGCAATCGTGTCGACGTCGACCCGCTGATGGGCCACCTGTTCGCGACAACCGATCTAGAACGCTCGTATCGCGTCAACTTCAACATCATCGGCCTCGATGGCAAACCGCAGGTCAAGGGACTGAAGGCGCTGCTGAGCGAGTGGCTGCAGTTCCGCAGCGACACGGTGACACGCCGACTCACCCATCGCCTCGAGCGTGTCGAGCGTCGCCTGCACCTGCTCGAAGGCCTGCTGGTCGCGTTCCTCAATCTCGATGAAGTCATCCGCATCATCCGTTCGGAGGACGAGCCCAAGCCGGTGCTGATGGCACGCTTCGGCCTGACCGAGGAGCAGACCGACTACATCCTCGAAACGCGCCTGCGCCAGCTCGCGCGCCTCGAGGAGATGAAGATCCGCGGCGAGCAGGAAGACCTCGCCACCGAGCGCGACCGCATCCAGGCCATCCTGGCGAGCAAGGCGAAGCTGCGCAAGCTCATCAAGGACGAGCTGCTCGCCGACGCCAAGAAGTTCGGCGACGCCCGCCGTTCGCCGCTCGTCGCGCGCGGCGCCGCCCAGGCGATCTCGGAAAGCGAGCTCGTCGCCAGCGAGCCGATGACGGTCGTCGTCAGCCAGAAGGGGTGGGTGCGCGCGGCCAAGGGTCACGAGATCGATGCCGCGGGCCTGAGCTACCGTGAAGGCGATGAGCTGCTCTCCGCCGTGCGCACGCGCAGTACCGCGCAGGTCGCGTTCCTCGATTCGACCGGTCGCGCGTATTCGGCGGCCGTGCACACGCTGCCTTCGGCGCGCGGCAACGGCGAACCGCTGACGGGTCGCTTCTCGCTGCCATCGGGTGCGGCGATCCAGGCGCTCGCGAGTGGCGAGGGCGAACAGACCTTCCTGCTCGCCAGCAGCCACGGCTATGGCTTCGTCACCAGGTTCGACAACCTCGTCGGCCGCAACAAGGCCGGCAAGGCGATGCTGTCGCTGACGCCGAACGCCGAGGTGCTGCAGCCCGCCATCGCGCCGACGAGCAAGGGCGCGCGCGTCGTCGCCGCCACGAGTGCCGGCCACGTGCTGGCCTTCGCGGTCGACCAGTTGCCCGAGATGGATCGCGGCAAGGGCAACAAGATCATCGACATTCCTAAGGCGAAGCTCGGCACGGAGCGCGTCGTCGACGTGGTCGTGGTGACCCCGGAGCAGTCGGTAGTGGTGATGTCGGGCGCACGCACGATGACGCTGTCGTACAAGGACCTCGACACTTATGTCGGCCAGCGCGCCACGCGCGGCGGGCTCTTGCCGCGCGGTTGGCAGAAGGTCGAGGGGCTCGTCGTCGAGTAA
- a CDS encoding HEPN domain-containing protein: MTTKPAPTIRDLVPASWSNQHDHVWHALYSIALGTPEEFRPAKRVEIDNAVLLAGWGSITYLDASSQRLSFSHTGDVVVDGALTHRDTGLGAWLSILQPCTTNSPANEYALRVRASVLACLLNCVTSRNYAYDFIAENCLSLTTDLVTVSGKTVLGPHAFRVPRRSGLDTFGQAADRLHAAPAPQRRRIELSLHWYDKAQRSFGVDSFLSNWIAIETLAMPDTSHVRPVNERLSRIYGVSPPQAAATFHVGRLLNLRSKIVHDGEDLTIYSHLSDYAYALYEDLLHDALGMRTHYLGAFALQPGFDFDDLLRPRP; encoded by the coding sequence GTGACGACGAAGCCCGCCCCGACGATTCGCGATCTTGTTCCTGCGAGCTGGTCCAACCAGCACGATCACGTATGGCATGCCTTATACAGCATCGCTCTGGGCACGCCGGAAGAATTCAGGCCAGCGAAGCGTGTCGAGATCGATAACGCCGTGCTATTAGCCGGCTGGGGCTCGATAACGTACTTGGATGCAAGCAGTCAGCGCCTAAGCTTTTCCCACACAGGAGACGTCGTCGTCGATGGTGCACTTACACATCGGGACACGGGATTAGGCGCGTGGCTTTCCATACTGCAGCCATGCACGACAAATAGCCCTGCGAACGAATACGCACTGCGCGTCCGGGCAAGCGTGCTTGCATGCCTTCTTAACTGCGTAACCTCACGCAACTATGCTTACGACTTCATTGCAGAGAATTGCCTGTCACTTACGACCGACTTGGTGACCGTATCGGGCAAGACAGTTCTTGGTCCACACGCGTTCCGAGTACCTCGGCGCTCGGGACTGGATACGTTTGGACAAGCCGCCGACCGACTTCACGCGGCGCCCGCTCCACAGCGCAGGCGGATCGAACTATCGCTTCATTGGTACGACAAGGCACAGCGGTCGTTCGGCGTCGATAGCTTTCTCAGTAACTGGATCGCAATCGAAACGTTGGCCATGCCGGACACATCTCATGTGCGTCCTGTAAACGAGCGACTTTCCCGCATTTACGGGGTTTCGCCACCGCAGGCGGCCGCGACATTCCATGTAGGCCGATTGCTCAACCTTCGATCGAAAATCGTGCACGACGGTGAGGACCTGACGATCTATTCGCACCTTTCGGACTACGCATACGCGCTGTACGAGGATCTTCTCCATGACGCGCTCGGCATGCGGACGCACTATCTCGGCGCCTTCGCGTTGCAACCTGGGTTCGATTTCGATGACCTCCTGCGCCCCCGCCCGTAA
- a CDS encoding DUF72 domain-containing protein — protein sequence MAIRVGTAGWTDPSLIKSKLFYPKGVSTAEERLRYYASVFPMVEVDSTYYALPSESNAKLWVERTPEDFVWNIKAFRLFTGHQTPANALPKDIAEELSSHFEGKRNLYYKDVPAEIRDELWKRYERGVRPLHKAGRLAALHFQFPRWVTPAPDWQHHLEECVGRLPGYRLAFEFRNRTWYDGKHDHKTIAMERDLGVAHVVVDEPQTGASSIPQVWEIATPDLVIVRMHGRNHETWDKKGLKAASDRFDYDYSDAELREVAKPIVKLSRDVKDVHVVFNNNREDQGQRNGLALMKILGKLAIRP from the coding sequence ATGGCAATTCGAGTTGGCACGGCGGGCTGGACAGATCCCAGCCTTATCAAGTCGAAGCTCTTTTATCCGAAGGGCGTAAGTACGGCCGAAGAGCGGTTGCGGTACTACGCAAGTGTCTTCCCTATGGTCGAAGTCGATTCGACCTACTACGCGCTGCCGAGCGAATCGAACGCCAAGCTCTGGGTCGAGCGCACACCCGAAGACTTCGTTTGGAATATCAAGGCGTTCCGACTTTTCACCGGACACCAGACGCCTGCGAACGCCCTGCCCAAGGACATTGCGGAAGAGCTGTCGTCGCATTTCGAGGGCAAGCGGAACCTGTACTACAAGGACGTTCCGGCGGAGATCCGCGATGAACTGTGGAAACGATATGAGCGCGGCGTGCGCCCCTTACACAAGGCGGGCCGCCTCGCAGCGCTGCATTTCCAGTTCCCAAGGTGGGTGACGCCCGCGCCGGATTGGCAGCATCATCTGGAGGAATGCGTGGGCCGCCTGCCCGGATACCGGTTGGCCTTCGAATTTCGTAACCGGACGTGGTACGACGGCAAGCACGACCACAAAACGATTGCCATGGAGCGGGATCTAGGCGTCGCCCATGTTGTAGTCGATGAGCCGCAGACGGGCGCGTCGTCCATCCCGCAGGTATGGGAAATCGCGACACCGGACCTCGTCATTGTCCGCATGCACGGGCGCAATCACGAAACGTGGGACAAGAAGGGCCTCAAGGCGGCCAGCGATCGATTCGACTACGACTATTCCGACGCCGAGTTGCGTGAAGTTGCGAAGCCCATCGTCAAGCTTTCGCGGGATGTTAAGGACGTGCACGTCGTCTTCAATAACAACCGCGAAGACCAAGGGCAGCGAAACGGTCTGGCTCTGATGAAGATCCTTGGCAAGCTCGCGATTCGACCGTAG
- a CDS encoding integrase arm-type DNA-binding domain-containing protein gives MPRQATPLTQVRLRSAKDNDFPLWDGGGLHAIVTPSGERHWRFKYRRPDGRENRIAFGNLREVSLAEARQYRDQARALLRNGTDPGVARQTARADARLETAGAFEAVAHQWLAFKAKEWAPETLRKATYVVSEYLVPRLKRKSIAALRTRDAAEVLASIAEVAPSLAVKARQYLAGIVDFAIKRGMREDGRTLSLKGTVPKHGKSHISAATEMRELRNLLIALRDYRSPVTRCALRLAMYTAMRPGVVAGARWDEIDLVASEWHVPASRMKTRHAHIVPLPRQAVEDLQFVRQFSGGHEYVFPAQARQSTPHLHRDSLSKALRDMGFKGRHATHGFRATLRTIGRERLNIDADVLEAQLAHAKKGDVAKAYDRTQHLAARRRVMQAWADFLDELVA, from the coding sequence ATGCCTCGCCAAGCTACGCCGCTCACGCAGGTCCGCCTGCGCAGTGCGAAGGACAACGATTTCCCGCTGTGGGACGGCGGCGGTCTCCACGCCATCGTTACCCCTTCAGGCGAGCGGCATTGGCGCTTCAAGTACCGCCGGCCCGACGGCCGCGAGAACCGTATCGCCTTCGGAAACCTGCGCGAGGTCTCGCTCGCCGAAGCGAGGCAGTACCGCGATCAGGCGCGAGCGCTGCTCAGGAACGGTACCGACCCGGGCGTCGCGCGGCAGACAGCCCGAGCGGACGCGCGATTGGAGACGGCAGGGGCATTCGAGGCAGTAGCGCACCAGTGGCTGGCCTTCAAGGCGAAGGAATGGGCGCCGGAGACGCTGCGGAAAGCGACCTACGTGGTGTCCGAATACCTCGTGCCGAGGTTGAAGCGGAAATCCATCGCAGCCTTACGGACCCGAGATGCTGCCGAGGTGTTGGCCTCGATTGCCGAGGTGGCGCCCAGTCTTGCCGTGAAGGCCCGGCAGTATTTGGCCGGCATCGTGGACTTCGCGATCAAGCGGGGTATGCGTGAGGATGGCCGCACTCTGTCGTTGAAGGGAACCGTGCCGAAGCACGGGAAGTCGCACATCAGCGCAGCGACCGAAATGCGGGAGCTGCGTAACCTGCTTATCGCTCTACGCGACTACAGGTCTCCCGTGACGCGCTGCGCGTTGCGACTCGCCATGTACACCGCAATGCGGCCGGGCGTCGTGGCGGGCGCGCGTTGGGACGAAATCGATCTGGTGGCGTCCGAGTGGCATGTGCCGGCGTCGCGCATGAAGACCCGGCACGCGCATATCGTGCCGTTGCCCCGGCAGGCAGTGGAGGACCTGCAGTTCGTGCGTCAGTTCAGCGGCGGGCACGAATATGTGTTTCCGGCGCAAGCACGGCAGTCCACGCCGCATCTCCATCGTGACTCCCTGTCGAAGGCGCTGCGTGACATGGGCTTCAAGGGCCGACACGCCACGCATGGGTTTAGGGCAACGCTACGCACGATAGGACGGGAGCGCCTAAACATTGACGCCGATGTGCTGGAGGCGCAGCTCGCCCACGCGAAAAAGGGTGATGTCGCGAAGGCATACGACCGCACGCAACATCTAGCTGCGCGCCGCCGCGTGATGCAGGCATGGGCAGACTTCCTCGACGAGTTGGTTGCGTAG
- a CDS encoding DUF6161 domain-containing protein, with protein sequence MNRFPEPISARVYGTSRVLTFQTAEDVIAWADKERSVWQSFPVEGLTSAILRAYWDEQRSYADVLRSQASQYLTLSDEERGNTVGGGIRHQIAANLGLVEQGIRLTADLPALPAVERLWPQAPDVAALIVVAGRTDAANILGNFGPNLTFASLGRAFELFAEGQPAEDPKWLRAQREEIAQVVSTLEALRSGLEASREAGSAAVVAMQRKNAENLEAHDEAATKLLNGIEAQWAKLNRVYDEQLAMAAPTQYWSKRASRHATGAAIAGVAFAALVVGSLTAFFVYAMPHLGLISLQKNTSVVLALVPVVVPAFGLIWIAKVVARLLSENLSLMRDAKERETMVKTFLAFMHDEERGEALLTDQDRILILHALFRPSSIASVDDSPPVHWFDILANKVADRK encoded by the coding sequence ATGAACCGATTTCCCGAGCCCATCTCTGCGCGCGTCTACGGCACGTCGCGCGTACTGACGTTCCAGACTGCAGAAGACGTTATCGCTTGGGCGGACAAAGAACGCAGCGTATGGCAGAGCTTTCCGGTTGAAGGCCTAACGTCCGCCATCCTGCGCGCCTATTGGGATGAACAAAGAAGTTACGCCGACGTCCTGCGCTCGCAGGCGAGTCAATACCTGACGCTGTCCGACGAAGAACGCGGCAACACCGTCGGCGGCGGCATTCGTCACCAAATCGCCGCGAATCTTGGCCTTGTGGAGCAGGGAATACGTCTTACCGCTGACCTACCAGCCCTGCCAGCAGTCGAGCGTCTGTGGCCACAAGCGCCGGACGTGGCGGCCCTGATAGTGGTCGCCGGCCGCACGGACGCCGCCAACATCCTCGGCAATTTCGGACCCAACCTCACGTTCGCCAGTCTCGGCCGCGCGTTCGAATTATTCGCCGAAGGACAACCTGCGGAAGATCCTAAATGGCTCCGCGCGCAGCGCGAGGAGATAGCGCAGGTCGTTTCTACACTGGAAGCGTTGCGCTCAGGCCTCGAAGCTTCTCGCGAAGCTGGCTCCGCCGCCGTGGTGGCGATGCAGCGCAAAAACGCCGAGAACTTAGAGGCACACGACGAAGCCGCCACGAAGCTCTTAAACGGCATCGAAGCGCAATGGGCGAAACTCAATCGCGTGTATGACGAGCAGTTGGCCATGGCTGCGCCCACACAGTACTGGTCAAAGCGTGCAAGCCGCCACGCAACAGGCGCTGCGATTGCGGGCGTTGCGTTCGCCGCGCTGGTCGTCGGCAGCTTGACGGCCTTCTTTGTCTACGCAATGCCGCACCTCGGGCTGATCTCGCTGCAGAAGAACACGTCCGTGGTACTGGCACTTGTTCCTGTGGTCGTGCCGGCGTTCGGGCTCATTTGGATCGCAAAGGTCGTCGCGCGACTTCTAAGCGAAAATCTTTCTCTCATGCGCGACGCTAAGGAACGAGAGACCATGGTCAAAACGTTTCTGGCGTTCATGCACGACGAGGAGCGCGGTGAGGCGCTATTAACCGACCAAGATCGGATACTCATCCTGCACGCGTTGTTCCGGCCGTCGAGCATCGCGTCCGTGGACGACAGTCCGCCTGTCCACTGGTTCGATATTCTCGCGAATAAGGTCGCGGACCGAAAATAA